GATAACTTTTTTCAAAGACCAATACCTAATTCCAGGCTTTCCAAATAGTGCATTTATACAACAATAATGACAAGAAAATGGACATCCCAAAGATGTATTCATCGCCACATAGGGAGTTCTGACATCTGAAAAATCGTCCATGATACTGTTCTCAAAGTCCTGAAAACAGTGCATAGTGTGTGCCCTGTAATTATTTAACGAAGGTAGCAAATCCCATGCGTAACCATCTAATTCCGTGTCTAAATCAGTAATAATTGGCGCGGGAATGGTAAAATGGACGGTATGGTTGCATGTATACCACAAACCTTTTACGTTTTTAATAGTTTCCTTGCCTTTTAAATAACGAAGAAGGCCGTCGATGGTATATGCTCCCTCTCCCTGGGCGATATAGTCAACGCTTTCCGTTTTGAGTGTAAGTTCTGGGAGAGCAGAAGGATGAATGCCCCCTATAAGTACGGGAATATCTCTGTTATAATTTTTAATATCTTTTGCTATTTTGCTGGCAGAGGGCATTGTCTGAGTTGAGGCTGATGGGTTATGACCATACACCATAAGGGTAATGAGGCAAGGATTATAGAGCGCAGTTATTTCTTTTGCGGTATTTTCGTTCCAACCAGTTACATTTACGTCATATATTGCTGTGCTATAACCCTTATTCCTTATATGGTCGGCAAGAAGCAACGCCCAGGCGGGAGTTGCAATGGCAGTAAATTCCTTTGCCAATCCCTGATAATTTCCCTTGTGATTTCCCGGGTGTATAAATAAAACATCAATACTCATTGTAATGTATCTTATACATTTGAATATTTACTGTTAGAAATAATTGTGTAGCCCTTAATGAGCTCCCGGATGCCCATTTCAAGTGAATGGATAGGTTTAAATCCGGTTTTTTCTATTTTTTCGTTGGAAACGATGTAATCCCTTTTGTCGGGATCTTTCCCGATAGGAGATTCCAAATATACAAAATCAGGCGCCTGTTCCTTTATTTTTGCGCATAATTCGAGCTTTGAAAGATTGGCGTCTGACAACCCTACATTGTAGGGCTCGTTTTTCATCGTTTCAAAATTGTCTAAGGCATGGATGAATGCCCTGGCGACATCGCGAATGTGGATATAATTTCGTTTAAAATGCCCTTCAAAAATCACGACAAATCTATCTTTCACGGCCCTGTAGGTAAAATCATTTACTAATAAATCAATCCGCATTCTCGGCGACATGCCAAAAACAGTAGCCAATCGGAAGCTTATAGCATTTTTCCTTTCCAGCACAATTGATTCCGCTTCTACTTTTAACCTTCCATACAGGGTAATTGGATTTAAGGGGGTTTCTTCCGTGCAGTACACATCTTTTTGTCCAATGCCATAGCCACTGTTTGTTGTCGGTATGATTATTCCCTGTTCTTTAGATGCAAGCTTTGTCAGCGAATTTGCCGCATCCCTGATGGTCGTTATTGTTCCTACTTTGTCTCTGCTGCACAGTGGCGCGCCCACTAATGCCGCCAAAGGAATAATAAAATCAACCTTTCCGAGAAGCGGTCGTAAAACCTCTTTATCCCGTGCGTCTCCCCTGACGATGGCAAAATTTTCGTTAGCGCAACATTCGAGCAAGGAGTTTTGCCCGAACATAAAGTTGTCCAAGACGGTCACTTTGTGTCCTGATTTTAATAATTCAGGAATCAGTATGGAACCTAAATATCCAGCGCCGCCAGTGACTAAAATATTTTTCAAGTCATTTGCCATTGTAACCTGTCTCCGTGTACATTTTCGGTTTGATACTCATCTGTGTAAAATAGTGGTATGGTTGACTCAATGATTAAAATAAATTTATATTGGAAAAATTTCATGGAAGGTTTATATTTATCGAATTAAAATGTCAACAGCACGATAACAGAAAATGATGATGCCCAATATATTGGATCTTTTTCATAGAAACACCTTTACCATAGTGATAATGATGCTGGCACAAAAAAGATACTCAAGAAAGAGTTTCTATCAGTTTTCATAATATAAAGGAAGATGGCTTTATATTTTTATGCCACTGCCTCCCGACGGTTTCGCCCTGAATTTTTATCTTAAAAATGTGTTTGTATTGTATAAAGTTGTGGAGGTTCGCAACATTGTAAATGAAATAAGAAGGGAAAACAACTGCTTTACTGAAAAATTCAAGAGCATTATTAATGCCCTGCAAGAATGAGATTACATTTTGAATTTTGTCATAAATAAAAGCTGGAAAGGATATGCATATGCGCATCCAAGATAAAATATTTGTGGCGGGTCATAAGGGCATGGTTGGCTCTGCCATTGTTCGTTTACTGAAAAAACGCGGGTTCAATAATTTGCTTTTACGCGCCAGAGATGAGTTGGATTTAAGAGATGCCGTGTCAGTAAATGAATTCTTTGAGAGGGAAAGACCTGCTGTCGTCATTCTGGCGGCGGGACGTGTAGGGGGTATTCTGGCCAATTCCACCTATCCCGCTGATTTCCTTTATGAGAACCTTGCCATACAAAATAATGTTATTCATTTATCTCATAAATATGGATCGGGAAAATTTTGTTTTCTGGGCAGCTCGTGTATATATCCGAGAGAATGCCCTCAGCCTATGAAAGAAGAATATTTAATGACCGGACCGCTTGAACCAACGAACGAGGGATATGCCCTTGCAAAAATTGCGGGGCTTAAAATGGTAGAATTTTACCGGCGACAATATGGCTTTTGCGGAATCAGCGTAATGCCGTGTAATTTGTATGGCACAAACGACTCCTTTGATCCTCATGAATCGCATGTGCTTTCCGCCTTGGTAAAAAGGTTTGTTGACGCAGTCGATGCAGGCTTAGATGAAATTTCCCTATGGGGCACGGGCAGTGCAAGAAGGGAATTTATGCACGTTGATGATGCCGCCGGCGCTATTATGTATTTAATAGAACAGTATGATTCGCCGCAGTTGATGAATATAGGCTCAGGAGAGGATATTTCCATAAAAGATTTGGCTTCATTGGTTGCACTGAGGGTCGGATTTACAGGTAAAATCAGCTGGGATGCCTCAAAGCCTGACGGGATGCCTCGCAAGCTCCTGGATGTTTCCCGAATGAAGGCCTTGGGTTTTGCGCCCGAAATCACCCTGGAAGAAGGCATTAAAAAGACGATAGAAGAGTATAGAATATTGAAAGACGATGATAAACAAAAGTAACACCGTTTCGCTTCTGCGAAAACAGGAATTTGTATCGCCATCCAACAGTATAACAATGAGGCAGTCTTTTTATCTTCTGTTACTGGTGAGAAGCGGTATACGTTTCACCGTACTTTTCGTTATAGGCAATCTGCTCAAGCGTAAAACGGGGTCTTTGTGGAGGGTCTTCCGCCGGATAACCGACAGGAAGCAAAGCGATGATCTCGATGTCTTTTGGGATTTCAAGTATTGCTTTGACTCTGCTATCTTCAAACCATCTCACCCAGCACGTTCCCAATCCTAGTTCCACCGCCTGCAGGACCATGTGTTCAATGGCAATGTCGGTATTGCCGGTGGCGGCAATAAGCAAATGCCATTTGCTATCGGCGCTCATTCCGCCCTTCTTTAATGCAGGCACAAAGACCTCACGGGATTTTTCCGGCAAGGCGCCGACCTCAATGAGTTCTTCCACCCGTTCAGGAAATTCACCGAATGCCTTGATATCCGCGCAGCAGGCAATAATGACGGGGGCATTCCCCACATGTCTTTGATTATAGCAGGCGGCCTGTAATTTCAGCCTTGTCTCCAGGCTTTTTATCACAATAAACCGCCATGGTTGAGTGTTCGAGCCGGACGGAGCCAGCCTCGCGCTCTCCAGGAGTTGTTGAATCAAATCGTCCGGCACGGGGTCCGGCTTAAACTTCCGAATACTTCGTCGTTTGCTTATTGCCTTTTTGACATCCATAGCGCTGTTAATCCTCGGATAAATTAGTTTATTCAGTTCTTTTTGTAAAACCGCATTTTAATGTCTTTGGTAACTATTTCCGGATGCTCGGATAGTATCAAGAATATTTTTGCCGTAACTTTAGTTTTGGCGTCCGGGTTGATTGGTGTGTTTGCCTTTTTCGTGTATCACTTTGCAGCAATTTTATGGGGATAGTTCCAGTTGTTGTCGAAATTCATTGAGAATCTCCACCGTTAATGCTTCGTAATCTTGCTTGCTTTTTTTATTTTCGCGAATCTGGTCTCCGATCATCTTCTTGCCGAAATTCTCGTACGCTTCTTTCACATCGTCTGAATATCTGAGATCTTTGAGGAGGCGACCCTTGCCAATCTGGTAGTTCTCAAAGGCTTGAAAAACATTTTGGAGATCCTGGTAATGTGCTTCTTTGAGGATCAATCTGCCCCTGTTTACTGCGAGTCTTGCCTTTTCAAGAAGCGCGATAAAGCTTTCAAGATTATCCTGTGATGCATTTTCCCATAGGCGATCTCCCGCTGACTTGAGATCCATCAGTTGGGTCCATAGTTCGTTGTATAGGCCAAACCGCGCATCAGAGCTCCGTATTTGCTGATGACGGTTCACTTCCAGTGAGGACGCCAGGCGTGCGTCAATAGATGAAGCGAGGAAATTGCCGAGCCAGATGCTCAATCCGACTATTATGGCGCCGGAGCCGCCAACAGCGCCAATAATAGATAACAGACCTTTCTGGATATTCATGTTATCCCCTGTAAGCAAAGCTTTTATTTGTCGTCTAAACCCTATTGAATCTTGTTAAAAATGTCAAGCGTTATTATGGTTTCCTACAAAAGCGTCGAGTTGTGCGAACTTTGTCTAATATGCCTCTGAGGGGTTATAAGGTAATTGCCTTTTTTATAAGGTGATAATAGTATAAAAACAATCGGAAGGTTGCAACTATTTTTATACTGAATTAACGACTGAATTTGTTATAAAATCCGTATTAATAGTTGCTATGAAATTACTGCGTATGGTATTGCGAAGAATATGCACAACAAAAAAATCAAAACTACATTATCTGCGTTCCTTTTGGTTCATACAGGCAACGTATTCTTTTATTTGAGAACAAAAGAATTAAAAAATTTGCAATCTTCTTCATTTTTGTTAGGGTATTTTTTTATGTGATAAAACGATTTCCTATCATCCCATTGGTAGATGTTTTGATAGTAGATCTAACCCATTCATTATGGATGAGGAAGCTTGTGGATTCTGTGTTTATCTAAATGGAAACAGAAATTGCACGTCTATTGGAATACTCTGCGATCTCTGATATCTTTTATTCCTCCAAACCATTACAATAAGCAGGAAAACAAAAATGACAGAAGAAAAAGAAACAGAGATAAAAAGCTATCTCCCTCCTAAAGGGAATACTACTACTCATCAACTCATTATAGATAAACAAAACATTTTTTATAAGGCCCATGCTGAGTGGATAATTCTTCAAAAAAATGATAAACCTCTCGCAGAGATGTTTCATGTGGCATACATTGCTGAAGATAAAAATGAAAATCGTCCTTTAATCTTCGTTTTTAATGGTGGCCCAGGTGCTGCATCTGCTTATCTTCACCTTGGTGCGCTGGGCCCCAAAAAAGTTTTGTTCAATGTTGATGGGACCGCGCCAAAACCTCCAGTAAAGCTCATTGACAATGAAGACAGTTGGCTCTCCTTTTCTGACCTCGTTTTCATCGATCCCATTGGAACAGGATTTTCTCGCATGCTGGATGAAGAAGAGATCAACAAAGGAAAAGATAAAGAAAATAAAAGTAAAGTTGATGATAAG
Above is a window of Candidatus Brocadiaceae bacterium DNA encoding:
- a CDS encoding B12-binding domain-containing radical SAM protein, with translation MSIDVLFIHPGNHKGNYQGLAKEFTAIATPAWALLLADHIRNKGYSTAIYDVNVTGWNENTAKEITALYNPCLITLMVYGHNPSASTQTMPSASKIAKDIKNYNRDIPVLIGGIHPSALPELTLKTESVDYIAQGEGAYTIDGLLRYLKGKETIKNVKGLWYTCNHTVHFTIPAPIITDLDTELDGYAWDLLPSLNNYRAHTMHCFQDFENSIMDDFSDVRTPYVAMNTSLGCPFSCHYCCINALFGKPGIRYWSLKKVISWIDTLVNSYGIKHIRFDDELFILSQQRVETFCDLLIERDYKLNIWVYGRVDTIKESLLKKIKKAGINWICLGIESANEKVRFNVNKNIRKDIQDTVKKIQTHDINVLGNYLFGLPEDNRETMQETLCQAMELNCEFVNFYTVMAYPGSRLYEWASLRDGFLPKNWAGFSQLGYDTQPLPTKYLSAKEVLQFRDEAFFTYYTNPDYLKMIEIKFGNKVKKHLEKMLGVPMKRRILGE
- a CDS encoding NAD(P)-dependent oxidoreductase, whose protein sequence is MANDLKNILVTGGAGYLGSILIPELLKSGHKVTVLDNFMFGQNSLLECCANENFAIVRGDARDKEVLRPLLGKVDFIIPLAALVGAPLCSRDKVGTITTIRDAANSLTKLASKEQGIIIPTTNSGYGIGQKDVYCTEETPLNPITLYGRLKVEAESIVLERKNAISFRLATVFGMSPRMRIDLLVNDFTYRAVKDRFVVIFEGHFKRNYIHIRDVARAFIHALDNFETMKNEPYNVGLSDANLSKLELCAKIKEQAPDFVYLESPIGKDPDKRDYIVSNEKIEKTGFKPIHSLEMGIRELIKGYTIISNSKYSNV
- a CDS encoding GDP-L-fucose synthase codes for the protein MRIQDKIFVAGHKGMVGSAIVRLLKKRGFNNLLLRARDELDLRDAVSVNEFFERERPAVVILAAGRVGGILANSTYPADFLYENLAIQNNVIHLSHKYGSGKFCFLGSSCIYPRECPQPMKEEYLMTGPLEPTNEGYALAKIAGLKMVEFYRRQYGFCGISVMPCNLYGTNDSFDPHESHVLSALVKRFVDAVDAGLDEISLWGTGSARREFMHVDDAAGAIMYLIEQYDSPQLMNIGSGEDISIKDLASLVALRVGFTGKISWDASKPDGMPRKLLDVSRMKALGFAPEITLEEGIKKTIEEYRILKDDDKQK
- a CDS encoding nitroreductase family protein is translated as MDVKKAISKRRSIRKFKPDPVPDDLIQQLLESARLAPSGSNTQPWRFIVIKSLETRLKLQAACYNQRHVGNAPVIIACCADIKAFGEFPERVEELIEVGALPEKSREVFVPALKKGGMSADSKWHLLIAATGNTDIAIEHMVLQAVELGLGTCWVRWFEDSRVKAILEIPKDIEIIALLPVGYPAEDPPQRPRFTLEQIAYNEKYGETYTASHQ